In Pseudothermotoga hypogea DSM 11164 = NBRC 106472, the following are encoded in one genomic region:
- a CDS encoding carbohydrate ABC transporter permease: MKVKARYVLLFILPALALYSLFVVYPLFDSLMLSFYSWKGVGPKIFVGLKNFREMFFGGFSKEVFNAFFHNIYFFIVAATLELGLGFLIAFLLASKLRGAKLFRTVVYMPNMIPLVIVGFMWNLFLNPQIGLVNNFLKFIGLKSLARPWLGDPSTALLSIILVNTWRHLGFYVLVILAAILNISPDLIEAAYIDGANNRKIATKIVLPLVLPTFRTLLILLFIGSFNVFDMVYAMTGVQAGPFRKTDVLGTVFYRTAFGGLGSAYTDMGLGAAVTVFIFAIVMPLSILYVFLVERRERAW, from the coding sequence ATGAAGGTGAAAGCGAGGTACGTTCTTCTTTTCATCCTTCCAGCGCTTGCTCTCTACAGTTTGTTCGTAGTCTATCCTCTGTTCGATAGTCTGATGTTGAGTTTCTATTCGTGGAAAGGCGTTGGACCAAAGATCTTCGTAGGTTTGAAGAACTTCAGAGAGATGTTCTTCGGTGGTTTTTCAAAAGAAGTCTTCAACGCCTTCTTCCACAACATCTATTTCTTCATCGTTGCAGCGACACTCGAGCTCGGTCTTGGTTTTCTGATAGCATTCCTTCTTGCGAGCAAGCTCAGAGGAGCAAAACTCTTCCGCACAGTGGTGTACATGCCCAACATGATACCTCTGGTGATCGTTGGCTTCATGTGGAATCTGTTTTTGAACCCGCAGATAGGACTCGTGAACAACTTTCTCAAATTCATAGGTTTGAAAAGTCTTGCCAGACCTTGGTTGGGTGATCCATCCACGGCGCTCTTGAGCATCATCTTGGTGAACACGTGGAGGCACCTTGGTTTTTATGTTCTGGTCATCCTCGCTGCGATTCTGAACATCTCACCAGATTTAATCGAAGCCGCGTACATAGATGGCGCTAACAACAGGAAGATAGCAACGAAAATCGTTCTTCCGTTGGTTCTACCGACCTTCAGAACTTTGCTGATACTGTTGTTCATAGGAAGCTTCAACGTCTTCGACATGGTCTACGCCATGACCGGTGTGCAAGCAGGGCCTTTCAGGAAAACCGACGTACTCGGCACGGTCTTCTACAGAACAGCCTTCGGTGGACTCGGCAGTGCTTACACAGACATGGGACTCGGCGCAGCAGTCACTGTGTTTATCTTCGCCATCGTGATGCCCCTTTCGATCCTGTACGTTTTTCTCGTCGAAAGAAGGGAAAGGGCATGGTGA
- a CDS encoding ABC transporter substrate-binding protein: protein MRKLVVLVAVLLCVLVLAGEVNIWSWRSQDAEVWKQVEEELRKMGKDIKINFTAFVPTEYDAKIAVALQTGTGPDIVYSRRLPGGRTQTMIENGLYLPIDEYIDFSNFSQTILNSVTFQGKKYGVPFAVQVVGIFYNKEYFNKFKLKEPETWDELVEIAKTLKKNGITPFFIPGKEAWTLTMQHAMCGVSVLGPEWIKKLIDGETDFLDPKFTDLNRRLNDLKVYYQDGFLANSTTDMDAAFAFGQAAMVFYGIWGYQNWKNLNPDIEVGYFMVPPLTKDQKPYAYVYMDGAITLTSNVKNLKDSIEVLKFCATPKFGTIFANITYNIPAVSGAELPKVPILEEVVDVYLKHASPYVYWVGSVFVTQKPSLYDDVLSPGMQEMYAGRITPEELSKKAQEAISQWYEPLKKRLGK, encoded by the coding sequence ATGAGGAAACTGGTGGTGTTGGTGGCAGTCTTGTTGTGTGTCCTCGTGCTTGCAGGTGAAGTCAACATCTGGAGCTGGAGGAGCCAAGACGCCGAGGTGTGGAAGCAGGTTGAAGAGGAACTCAGGAAGATGGGCAAAGACATCAAGATCAACTTCACGGCGTTCGTACCGACTGAGTACGACGCCAAGATCGCCGTCGCGCTTCAAACGGGTACTGGACCAGACATCGTCTATTCCAGAAGACTTCCCGGCGGACGAACCCAGACGATGATCGAGAACGGGCTGTATCTACCCATCGACGAGTACATCGACTTCTCGAACTTCTCGCAGACCATTCTGAATTCTGTGACCTTCCAAGGTAAGAAGTATGGCGTCCCGTTCGCTGTCCAAGTTGTGGGTATCTTCTACAACAAGGAGTACTTCAACAAGTTCAAACTCAAAGAACCAGAAACTTGGGACGAGCTCGTTGAGATCGCCAAGACTTTGAAGAAAAACGGTATCACACCTTTCTTCATACCTGGAAAAGAGGCATGGACATTGACTATGCAGCACGCCATGTGCGGTGTGAGCGTCCTTGGACCGGAATGGATCAAGAAGCTCATCGATGGAGAAACGGACTTCCTCGATCCGAAGTTCACCGATCTGAACCGCAGGTTGAACGATCTCAAGGTTTACTACCAAGACGGCTTCTTGGCGAACTCCACCACAGACATGGACGCAGCCTTCGCCTTTGGTCAAGCGGCGATGGTGTTCTACGGAATTTGGGGTTATCAGAACTGGAAGAATTTGAACCCAGACATCGAAGTGGGTTACTTCATGGTTCCACCGCTCACGAAGGATCAAAAACCTTACGCGTACGTTTACATGGACGGTGCCATAACGCTCACGTCGAACGTGAAGAACCTCAAGGACTCCATCGAGGTTCTGAAATTCTGTGCAACACCCAAGTTCGGTACCATCTTCGCGAACATCACCTACAACATCCCCGCTGTTTCCGGAGCCGAATTGCCGAAGGTACCGATACTGGAAGAGGTCGTCGATGTGTATCTCAAGCATGCTTCTCCCTATGTGTACTGGGTCGGCTCGGTGTTCGTCACGCAGAAACCTTCGCTCTACGACGACGTGCTGAGCCCAGGCATGCAGGAGATGTACGCGGGCAGGATCACACCTGAAGAGCTCTCCAAGAAGGCTCAGGAAGCCATATCTCAGTGGTACGAACCGCTGAAGAAGAGACTTGGAAAGTGA
- a CDS encoding glucose-1-phosphate thymidylyltransferase: protein MKGLVLCAGKGTRLRPLTYTTAKHLIPVANKPVIFYTLEFMKKANVNEIAIVVSPENEALFKETLKDGAQLGMHIEYVVQPQPKGIAHAVFISREFLKDEPFLLVLGDNLVFEDTSSVVKSFESENIDAYVLLARVKDPRAYGVAVLEDGRIVHVEEKPKEPKSDLAIVGVYLFRKSVFEAIENIKPSWRGELEITDAIGYLVQKGYVVRAHVIQGWWKDTGKPEDLLEANRRILDAMEDGECAGKIDDSTIVQGRVCVAKGSIIAGSLIRGPVVIGENCRIVNSYVGPYTSIGNGVILENCEVENSILMDESKLSNLSARIDSSLIGKGVSISQNGKLPKAMKFVVGDLSSLEL from the coding sequence ATGAAGGGTTTGGTTCTGTGTGCGGGTAAGGGAACGAGGCTCAGGCCTTTGACGTACACGACGGCGAAGCATTTGATACCTGTGGCCAACAAACCTGTGATCTTCTACACACTCGAGTTCATGAAAAAGGCTAATGTGAACGAGATCGCGATCGTGGTGAGCCCAGAAAACGAAGCGTTGTTCAAAGAGACTCTGAAAGACGGTGCGCAGCTTGGAATGCACATCGAGTACGTCGTTCAGCCTCAACCCAAAGGCATAGCGCACGCAGTGTTCATTTCCAGGGAATTTTTAAAAGACGAGCCCTTCCTCTTGGTGCTCGGAGACAACTTGGTGTTCGAGGATACCTCGAGCGTGGTGAAAAGCTTCGAATCGGAAAACATCGACGCTTACGTGTTGCTCGCGCGCGTGAAGGATCCGAGAGCTTACGGTGTCGCAGTGCTAGAAGATGGAAGGATCGTTCACGTGGAGGAAAAACCCAAAGAGCCGAAGAGTGATCTGGCGATCGTGGGGGTTTATCTGTTCAGAAAGAGCGTCTTCGAGGCCATAGAGAACATCAAACCGTCGTGGAGGGGAGAGCTAGAGATCACAGATGCCATAGGCTATTTGGTCCAGAAAGGCTACGTCGTGAGGGCGCACGTGATACAAGGTTGGTGGAAGGATACGGGAAAACCTGAAGATCTACTCGAAGCGAACAGACGCATACTCGATGCCATGGAAGATGGCGAATGCGCTGGAAAGATCGATGACAGCACGATTGTTCAAGGCAGAGTCTGTGTCGCGAAAGGATCGATCATAGCTGGTTCACTCATAAGAGGACCGGTCGTGATCGGGGAAAACTGTAGGATCGTGAACTCCTACGTGGGACCTTACACGTCCATAGGTAACGGGGTCATCTTGGAAAACTGCGAGGTGGAAAACTCCATACTGATGGACGAGAGCAAGCTGAGCAATTTGTCTGCGAGAATAGATTCATCGCTGATCGGCAAGGGTGTTAGTATAAGTCAAAACGGGAAATTACCAAAAGCGATGAAGTTCGTCGTTGGAGACCTCAGCTCTTTGGAATTATGA
- the secF gene encoding protein translocase subunit SecF yields the protein MKKIDVVSKRTVWLGIAAFFVVLSLLFIFTRGFNLGVEFVGGSEILVRAEGNMVEQDLRQVLSEISPDFAAARVTRVRSVGDPAGVVKFSVTVSKTFDAEEKFKIVEELEKKLEVKGFKAEVVSFNETGGSAAEEIRRLTWRAILITLVAILAYITLRFNFIFGVGAIAALTHDVLVTLGFFSIFKYEINVPAVAALLTLIGYSLNNTIIVYDRIRENMKKFRGRDIPTLINESVSQILTRTINTSLTTFILVFVLLLFAGNTIKPFAFGMSVGVIVGTYSSLFVAAPLVMRWVRYR from the coding sequence ATGAAAAAGATCGACGTTGTGAGCAAGAGAACGGTTTGGCTTGGTATAGCAGCCTTCTTCGTTGTGCTCTCTTTGCTCTTCATCTTCACGCGCGGTTTCAACCTCGGCGTCGAGTTCGTCGGTGGAAGCGAAATCCTCGTTCGCGCCGAGGGAAACATGGTCGAACAGGACCTGCGCCAGGTTCTGAGTGAGATCTCGCCTGATTTTGCCGCCGCACGCGTCACGAGGGTCAGATCCGTGGGTGATCCAGCCGGGGTTGTGAAGTTCTCAGTCACCGTTTCGAAGACCTTCGACGCGGAAGAGAAATTCAAGATCGTGGAAGAGCTCGAAAAGAAACTCGAAGTTAAAGGTTTCAAAGCGGAGGTCGTATCCTTCAACGAGACGGGTGGTAGCGCCGCAGAAGAGATCAGAAGGCTCACTTGGAGGGCAATTTTGATCACACTGGTCGCGATTCTGGCTTACATAACTCTGCGTTTCAACTTCATCTTTGGTGTTGGAGCCATAGCAGCCCTCACACACGATGTTTTGGTGACTTTGGGATTCTTCTCCATTTTCAAATACGAGATCAACGTCCCAGCCGTTGCTGCCTTGCTCACGCTCATAGGTTACTCGCTGAACAACACGATCATCGTCTACGACAGGATCAGGGAGAACATGAAAAAGTTTAGAGGTAGAGATATCCCGACGTTGATAAACGAAAGTGTGAGTCAAATTTTGACGAGAACAATAAACACTTCCTTGACAACCTTCATACTCGTCTTTGTCCTGCTGTTGTTCGCGGGTAACACCATCAAGCCGTTCGCCTTCGGCATGAGCGTAGGTGTGATCGTGGGAACTTATTCATCCCTCTTCGTCGCAGCACCTTTGGTGATGAGGTGGGTGAGGTACAGATGA
- the secD gene encoding protein translocase subunit SecD, which yields MKTERVRLVIVLSVFVLALLALLWPTTDKSYSGLARLFQRVRLGLDIRGGARLEYRVDVEPGVENPSQVVDDVWTVLRNRLDSAGYTEATLRKSFREDHSFIIVEIPDVTDTTKAEKLLGSVGIMYFGQVLDESSSDPTTDPRLMDLARIKKARWLPSREGKAWYLVREEIMLVKDLKLVSPRIVAASPVPETRVGRFGYKVTFELASKDAEIFKRITQQLVVPESAIGTAAAKEKRLAIVLDDVVQFAGYVISVIPDGKAEITGNFSLEEAKQLAAILRSGALPARLEKVSAGWVAPLLGSDIIKSSLIAGFIGLVLVMIYMIVFYGIQGVVADIALIYNTILLLGVMAATRSILTLPGIAGIFFTIGTTVDGNIIIAERIKEELKAGKSVRAAISAGFERSFITLFDANLTTIIAGLVLYYFGTGTVKGFAITLIIGVAGSFFVNMVLSRLLTDAFHSFIRIPKAVERGVEP from the coding sequence ATGAAAACAGAACGCGTGAGACTGGTCATTGTGCTCTCAGTGTTCGTCTTGGCTTTGCTGGCACTGCTCTGGCCGACGACGGACAAGAGTTACAGCGGCCTGGCACGGCTCTTCCAGCGTGTGAGGCTTGGACTCGACATAAGGGGTGGAGCGAGACTCGAGTACAGGGTCGACGTCGAACCCGGCGTTGAGAATCCCAGCCAAGTGGTGGACGACGTCTGGACCGTTCTGAGGAACAGGCTCGACTCTGCAGGCTACACCGAGGCAACGCTCAGAAAGAGCTTCAGAGAGGATCATTCTTTCATCATAGTCGAGATCCCGGACGTCACGGACACGACCAAGGCTGAAAAGCTTCTTGGCTCGGTGGGTATCATGTACTTCGGACAGGTGCTCGATGAGAGTTCGTCCGATCCAACCACCGATCCCAGGTTGATGGACCTTGCGAGGATAAAGAAAGCACGCTGGCTTCCCTCGCGAGAAGGCAAAGCGTGGTATCTGGTGAGGGAAGAGATCATGCTCGTCAAAGATCTCAAACTCGTTTCACCGCGCATCGTCGCAGCCAGCCCTGTTCCAGAAACACGTGTCGGACGTTTCGGCTACAAAGTGACCTTCGAGCTGGCGAGTAAAGACGCCGAGATCTTCAAACGCATCACGCAACAATTGGTTGTTCCAGAATCCGCCATAGGTACGGCGGCTGCTAAGGAAAAGAGGCTCGCGATCGTGCTCGACGACGTCGTTCAGTTTGCAGGTTATGTGATTTCAGTCATTCCGGATGGTAAGGCCGAAATCACTGGAAATTTCTCGCTCGAAGAGGCGAAACAGCTCGCCGCGATACTCAGAAGCGGTGCACTGCCCGCCAGATTGGAAAAAGTCTCCGCGGGATGGGTCGCACCGTTGCTCGGATCTGACATCATCAAAAGCTCGCTCATAGCTGGATTCATAGGTCTTGTCCTCGTCATGATATACATGATCGTCTTCTACGGTATCCAAGGTGTCGTGGCGGACATCGCACTCATCTACAACACTATCCTTCTACTCGGCGTGATGGCGGCTACACGTTCCATTTTGACCCTGCCCGGTATCGCCGGTATTTTCTTCACCATAGGTACAACGGTGGACGGAAACATCATCATAGCCGAGAGAATAAAAGAAGAGCTCAAAGCAGGTAAGTCCGTCAGGGCCGCGATCAGTGCGGGTTTCGAAAGAAGCTTCATCACGCTCTTCGACGCAAACTTGACCACGATCATCGCTGGTTTAGTGCTCTATTACTTCGGTACAGGCACTGTGAAGGGCTTTGCGATCACTCTGATCATAGGTGTCGCTGGCAGCTTCTTTGTGAACATGGTCCTTTCGAGGTTGCTCACCGATGCTTTCCACAGCTTCATCCGTATTCCTAAGGCTGTAGAAAGGGGAGTCGAGCCATGA
- the yajC gene encoding preprotein translocase subunit YajC, producing MNILYSAAPGATAPSGTSTATGSGFSFIFLLVMLFAMFYFLIILPQRRREKQFQQMISQLKRGDTVVTVGGIVGKVIDIKKDTVKIKTAMTTELEVTKRSIASVFREREEEQKEQEKQE from the coding sequence ATGAACATACTCTACAGTGCTGCACCAGGTGCGACTGCACCGAGTGGAACCAGTACGGCAACGGGCTCAGGTTTCAGTTTCATCTTCCTTCTCGTCATGCTCTTCGCGATGTTCTACTTTCTCATCATCCTCCCACAGAGGAGGAGAGAAAAACAGTTCCAGCAGATGATCTCGCAGCTGAAACGTGGCGATACGGTCGTTACGGTCGGCGGCATCGTGGGTAAGGTCATCGATATCAAGAAAGATACAGTGAAGATCAAAACCGCAATGACCACCGAACTCGAGGTCACGAAACGCTCCATAGCTTCCGTGTTCAGGGAAAGGGAAGAGGAGCAGAAGGAACAGGAAAAGCAAGAATAA